The Ectothiorhodospiraceae bacterium BW-2 nucleotide sequence CTCGCTCAGCTTCAACAGCCGCTCGACCTCCTCTAGTGGCTGATCGACCGCTTTGGCAATCTCATCACAGCTCGGCTCGTGCTCAAGCTGCTGCGCTAGCTGCCGCGCTGCTCGCAGATAGGTATTAATCTCTTTTAGGATATGCACCGGCAGCCGCACAGTGCGACTTTGATTCATAATCGCCCGCTCAATCGTCTGCCGAATCCACCAAGTCGCATAGGTCGAAAAGCGAAAGCCGCGACGCGGATCAAACTTCTCGACCGCATGAATCAGCCCTAAGTTGCCCTCCTCAATCAGATCCGGCAGCAGCACCCCCCGATTGGTAAATTGTCGTGCAATTTTGACCACCAGACGCAGATTGGCCTCAATCATACGCTGCCTAGCCTCTCGATCTCCCGTCTCGATCTTTAGCGCCAGTTCGATCTCCTCCTCTGCACTTAGCAGCGACTTAAACCCGATCTCGCGCAGATAGATTTGGATGGTGTTAACCTCGGCACTCATTGTGCCCTGCTCTATGGGGAGTGAGACTTCGCTCTCGATATCTACATCGGTATCGGTATCCATACCAGTTTGAGGCGGCTGTGGGCTCACCACAAACTCACCCACGACCGCCAGCTCAGCCTATCGTCGCGGTAGGTAGCGCATCGGATCGGTCGGTTTACCATTTTTCCGAATCTCAAAGTGAAGTAGCGGCCCACTTTTACGAGTCGCCCCCATCTGCGCAATTTTAGTCCCGCGAGCCACTGACTCACCCTTATCCACCAATAGGCGTCGATTATGTCCATAAGCACTCAGATAGGTCTCGTTATGACGAATAATGATTAAGTTACCATAGCCTAACAGGCCGTTACCACTATAGACTACCACCCCGTCAGCGGCTGCATAGACCTCACTCCCCTCCTGACCATTAATATCGATACCGTTGCGGCGCTGATTAGGGGAGAAGCTCTGCTCTATCTCGCCATCCGCTGGCCATTGCCAGTGAATGTCGTCTAAAAGTCGGGTCGGCTGCGGTTTGATCTCCGCCAACGGCTTAGAGACCAAAGGGGTACTCTCTTTTTTCGCCGGTGTCGGCGTCGGTGTCGGCGTCGGTGTCGGTGTCGGTGTCGGTGTCGGCGTCGATGTTGGCGTCGGTGTCGGCGTCGGTGTTGGCGTCGATGTTGGCGTCGGTGTCGGTGTTGGCGTCGGTGTCGGTGTCGGTGTTGGCGTTGGTGTTGGCGTTGGTGTTGGCGTTGGTGTTGGCGGCGGTGTTGGTGCCGGTGTCGGTTTAGGCGGCGGCTCGACTCGCTCCCTCTCACTGCCAGCCCGTACCGTCACCCTCCCCCGCTCCTCAACCACAGCAGCGGTGACCGTTGGAGCCCCACTCTCAACCCCACTCTCAGCCTCAGCCTTGCCCTCAGCCCCACTCTCGCCTCCAGTCTCTCCCTCAGCCTGCCACCACGGCAGCAGCTTACCATGCTCTGGTGCAGTCATCGCCAAGACTTCTCCCACCCGAATCAGATAGGGGGGCTTAATGCCATTTTCAGCCGCAATATCGCGATAGTCGAGCCCGTAGAGGAAAGCGATTGCGTAGAGAGTATCACCACTCTCTACCTTATGGTAGAAGCGACGCTGGTGATCGAGCATCACCAAGCCGGTACAGCCCGAGAGCAGCAGCAGCAGTGACAGAACTTTGAGCTGCAACAGAACTCTCAAACCAAACTACCCTATCTGATAGAGCAGTAACCCCACCCCAACCAGAGCCACTACCCCCCAACCGATCGTATCGACATGACGGCGCAGGGCACGCTCCATCGCCTCCCCCCCCCACCAAATCAACCCAGCTACCAGATAGAAGCGGGCGCCGCGCCCAATGAGTGAGGCGATCATAAAAGGTAACAGCGCCATCTGAAACAGACCGGCGGTAATGGTAAACATTTTATAAGGGATCGGCGAAAAGCCGGCCAAAAAGACCACCCACACCCCCCAAGCATCAAACCAAGCGCCAGCAGAGTCGATTTTATCCATATAGCCCAGCCGCTGTAGCAGCGGCTCAACCAGATCAAACGCCCACAAGCCGATAAAGTAACCCAACACGCCGCCTAATAGCGAGGCGATAGTAGTGATAAAGGCGAACCGCCACGCCCTCTCCGGCTGCGCTAGAACCATCGGCGCTAGCATGACATCGGGTGGAATAGGAAAAAAAGAGGATTCCGCAAAACTCATGCCGGCCAGCAGATGGGGTGCCTTTGGGTGAACAGACCAGCGCATCACTCGCTCATAGAGACGGCTAAAAATCGCCATTATCGCATCGCTCCAGTTAACATCGGTACAAAAGAGGCCGCCTCGACCACACTATCGTGAAACTCCCCCCCCTGCCGATAGAGGGTGTGTAGCTGCTGCTGCGAACTCCCTAGCGGTAACACCATCACTCCCCCCTCTGCTAGCTGTTGTAGTAGCGTCTGTGGTAGCTGTGGCGGTGCGGCAGCGACAATAATGGCATCAAACGGCTGCTGCTGTGGCCACCCCTCATAGCCATCCCCATGGCGCAGACGGATATTGGTAAAGCCTAATTGAGTGAGTCGATTTCGTGCCCGAGTGTAGAGGGCACCGATCCTCTCAATGGTATAGACCTCAGCGATTAATGAGGCGAGAATGGCCGTCTGATAGCCGCAACCGCTACCAATCTCTAGCACCTTGCGCGGTCTCACCTCTAGCAGCAGTTCGGTCATACGGGCCACGGTGTAGGGGCGGGAGATAGTCTGACCATAGCCGATAGGGAGGGTAGTCTCCTCGTAAGCACGGTGGGAGAGCGCCTCATCGACAAACAGATGGCGCGGGGTAGAGGCGATCACCTCCAATACCTGCTGATTGGTAATCCCGCGCTGCTGTAGCGTGTAGCGTAACCGATCGCGAGTCCGCTGCGAGGTCATGCCACTGCCATAGAGCTGCTGCGCTATCAAGATTTCTGTTCCTGCATTAAGCCGATCCAGCGGGCAATCCCCGCGAGCGAATCGTGGCGAGTCAGATCGACCACCACCGGCGAGACCGAGACCTTATGCTGACGAATAGCGGCAAAGTCGGTCCCCTCACCACAATCGGCCTCACCACCACTCGGGCCGACCCAGTAGATAGCCTTGCCTCGGGGGTCGTAACTGCGCACCATCGGCTCTGCACGGTGGCGACTACCGAGCCGAGTCGCGACCACCCCCTCGATCTGCTCTAGCGGTAGATCAGGAACATTAATATTCAAAATTGTCTGCGGCGGCAGCGGGTGGCTATCGATCTGCTGCAGAATCTGTAGCGTATAGTAAACTGCACTTTGAAAGTGGCTCACTTCATGGTGAGAGGTGACCGAGGCTAACGAGACCGCGATGGCAGGATAGCCGAGAAAACGCCCCTCCATCGCTGCCGCCACAGTCCCAGAGTAGAGCACATCGTCACCAAGATTGGCACCGTGGTTGATACCGGAGATCACCATATCAGGATCCCCCTCTAGCAGACCAGTCATCGCAAGGTGAACACTATCGGTCGGGGTGCCATCGACCGCCCAAAAACCGTTGCCACTACGCTCAGCCCGCAGCGGCCTAGTGAGCGTCAGCGAGTTACTCGCCCCGCTACGGTTGCGATCGGGGGCAACCACCTGTAGCTCATGGTCAATGGCCAAGGCATCGGCTAGGGCGATAATCCCTTCGGCCTGATAGCCGTCATCGTTACTTAACACTATTTTCATCGAATCGAATCTGTTCTTGTGGGGTAAAATCGTCATTTAACCCAAACATCATACCAGTTTATCGCCCCTACGGCAGCAGCAGCAGCAGCAGATAGAGCAGCCACAACGAGCCGAGTAGCAATCCCCCCCCCAACCAGCGGCTCTGTTGCAACAACTTCTGCTCAAATCGGCTCAGAGGTTGCAGCAGTTCGCGGCTAGATATCCAGCGGTTAGCTCGCAGCTCAAGCTGTTTTAACAGGCTCGGTCGCCAATAGACCATGAGCCCAATGATGAGTGCAAACAGATGGCTACCCCATAGCAGCAGCAGCAGCGCCCCGTAGAGCCACTGCCAAAAGGGGAGCCAGTGGGGGTTGTAGCGCAGATCCTCCGCCTCCAGCTCCCCTTTGGCATAGAAGGCCAATAGGTAGAGAACGGCGGCCGCAAAGAGTGCCACAACAGCCCCCACCGCCTCATGGCGGCGGTAGAACCAAGCGTCGATATAGCGGGGACGATCTATCGGCTCTAGTAGCTGCTGTGACCAAAACCAGCTCCACACATTTCGCTGTAGCCAGACCATTCGCTGCGGCCACAACATCAGCCCCACTGCTAGCAACAGGGTGAAAAGAGCGATTGCCACTAACAGCCACACCCCAAGTATCCATAAACTATCCATCCGGGGTCTCCAGTAGGTAGGCATCTAGCGTCTGTAGCTCAATACCGCGCAGATAGGCCGCTTCACCCATATGATGCGGATGGTAGCGAGCCACCACCATAAATCGAATCGTGGTGCGCTCGCCGAGCGGAAACCAGAACGCCTCCGTCTCGCCGATACGATAGATCAACTGCCCGGTGCTGCGTTCAAAATACCAGCTTCGTAGCGCCAGCTCGCTCTCGTTCACCGACTCAATTTCGCCGCCATAGTTAGGGGGGCGCGTCCCCAACCACTCGATAGGATTGGCACGATTCATCGCCGCTAGTTCAGCCACGCCGCCTCGTACCACTCGCCGCGACATCTCAGTCCCTAGGGTACTTTTTAAGACCCCCACCATCCACTGTACGTGGGTACGCTCGGCGCTAATACGAAGCTGCCAAATCGTATCTAACGCCACCCAGATGAGGGTCATCACCCCCGCTAGCACTAGCAGCCACTGGTAGAGCCTCACCTCCCGCCGCTGACGACGAAACTGCTGCATTGAGTCGGTCATAGACTCCCCCTACCCTTTAGCCATGCCGGTCAGCTCCCACATCGGCAGGAAGATCCCCAATGCCAACACCCCGACAATCGCCCCGACCGCCGCCAACATAATCGGCTCTATCGCAGCGCTCAACTTTTCAACATCATACTCCACTTCGCGCTGATAGTAGTCGGCGACCTCAGAGAGCATATCATCAATCGCCCCCGTCTCCTCCCCAACCGACATCATCTGTAGCGCTAGTGGGGTAAACATTCCCGTTTGGGTGGCGGTATTGGTAATCGAATCGCCCCGCTCAATGCCACTGCGCATCGAGAGCACCTTTTCGGCAATATAGTCATTATCGACCGCCTGCGAGACCACAATCAGGGTCTGAATAATCGGCACGCCACTGCGGCTCGACATCGAAAAGGTACGGGCAAAACGGGCCAGAGCGGCGCGATGGAGAATAGGGCCGACCAGCGGCAGTTTAAGTTGCTGTTTATGCCACATCATCCGCCCCGGCTTGGTCTTAACATAGTAGATCACCCACACCACCAGCAGCGTCAGTCCCACTCCCATATAGCGCCAGTAGGCGACAAAGAAATCGGAGACGGTAATGAGTAGTTTGGTCTGCCACGGCATATCCATCCCCATGCCATCAAAGACGCCGGAGAAGGCGGGAATAACATAGATATTAACCACCGCGAGTGCGATCGAAATCGCAATGAGAACAAAGGCAGGATAGCGCAGCGCTGAGGCGATCCGTTTGCGGGTCTCGCGCTCCATCTCCAGATAGTTACCGAGTTGAAAAAAGGCCTCATCGAGTTTACCGGTGTTCTCCCCCACCCGCACCATACTGATCATTAGCGTCGGAAAGATATCGCTGTGGCCAGCCATAGAGGTCGCCAGATCACGCCCCGACTCCAGACCGCGGCGCATATCATCCATAATCGCTTTAAGTACCCGATTTTGGGTGGTCTCAATCAGCCCGGAGATGCCACGAATAATCGGCACCCCCGCCTTGGAGAGGGAGTACATTTGGCGACAAAATAGCACTAAATCGTCTAACTGCGGCCGCTTTTGGTTCAGCTTCTCTAGCCACTCACTCAGACCGGGGCCGCGACTGGCTAACTCAATTTCGGTAATCGTAATCGGGGTGCTGCCTTGGTTGCGCAGTAGCGTCGCGACCGCATCGACAGAGGCCCCCTCTATCTCACCGCTCACCATCTCCCCGCCCCGACCTCGGGCACGATAGCCGTAGTGTGGCATCGGCTACTCCAAGGGGACTAAGGTTAATTGGCCCAAATCAAAAGCGCTCCGTTTGGGCGGTGGCTCAGGTGCCCTAGGTGCAGGCTCGGGTAGTGGTTCTAGTGGTTCTAGTGGCTCTAGCGGTTCAAATTGGGGCGATGGTTGCGGCTCAGGTGCTACGGGTAGCGGCTCTAGTAGCTCAAACGAGACTGTCGTCGCCGTATCGGTGTCAGGTTGGGATATCGCCTCAAACAGGCTCTCTGGCAGCGGCTCTAGCGGCTCAAAGGCGATGGCGCTAGATGTTGGTGTCGGCGTCGGTACTGGTGTCGATAAGTTCGCTACCGGTGCCACCGCCTCCCTCTCTGTCTTCTGCTGCTGCCGTTTAAGCTGCGAAAGCGAATCGTCCCCCGATATCCGAATCACCTCCTCTAAGGTGGTCACCCCCTGCTTCGCATACTCAAGGGCATTAATCGATAGGGTGGTAAAGTCGGGATCGTTTAACGCCGCCCGAGCAAAACCGTTTGTATCGTTCATTCGCAGTGCATCGATCATATCGTCGCTCATCTCCAGTAGCTCAAAGACCCCAATTCGCCCGCGGTAACCGGTATTATTACAGAGGTGGCAGCCGCTCCCCTGCTTAAATGTCAGCCCCTCTAGCCCCGCCTCGCCCCCTAAAGTCGCCACCAGCCAGCCGTGCTCTTGAAGGTTAGGATCGTGCTCCAACACACAGTTATCGCATACTCGCCGCACCAGCCGCTGAGCGATAATCGCCTCTAGTGAGGTGGCGACCATAAAGCCGGGGATCCCCATATCGATTAATCGAATCGCAGTGCTAACCGCATCGTTAGTATGCAGCGTCGAGAGGACTAAGTGGCCGGTAATCGCCGCTCTAAGGCCGATTTCGGCGGTCTCCTGATCGCGCATCTCGCCAATGAGCACGACATCAGGATCTTGTCGCAGCGCCGTACGCAACACAGTGGCAAAGGTTAACCCTATTTGGGCGTTCACCTGCACCTGATTCACCCGTGGCAGACGATACTCAACCGGATCTTCGACGGTAATAATCTTCTTCGACGGCTCGTTCAACTCGGTTAGTGCGCCATAGAGGGTGGTGGTCTTACCACTTCCAGTCGGCCCGGTCACCAGCACTAGCCCGTGCGGTTTGCGGATATGGCGCTTAAAGCGCTCTAAGATCTCCGCCGGCATGCCGATTTTACTCAACTGCAAGGTGCCGCCGGTCTGATCTAGCAGCCGCATTACCACCGCCTCACCCGAAGTTAATGGCATCGTCGAGACCCGCACATCGATGCTGCGATCGCGCACGCGAATATTAAAGCGCCCATCCTGCGGCAGCCGCTTTTCGGAGATATCGAGCCCCGACATCAGTTTCAACCGTGAGACCAACGCGCCAGCAATACGCTTCTCCTTCATCACCTGCTCCTGTAGCTGGCCATCGATGCGTAGCCGAATCCGTAGGGAGCTCTCATCCGGCTCGATATGGATATCAGAGGCACCGACATGCACGGCATCATCGAAGATACTCTGTAGCAGCCGCACAACCGGTGCTTCGCTGGTATCGGAGGTCGAGAGGAGATCTTCGAGAGTGTAGTCGGTCGCGGTCAGCTCCTGATTGAGCTCTTCGGCTAGCGAGTCGAGTACCGCACTGCCGCTGCTGCGATAGACGGTATCGAGCGTGGTGACCAGATCGGCCTCACGCACAATCGCTAGCTCCAGATTATGGGGCTGGACGAGTTGACTTAGCTCATCGTAGGCGAAGATATCGGTCGGATCGGCCATGCCGACCAGAATGGTGTTGGTACTCTTGTTGATACTTAACGCCACGGCGCGATAGCGGCGGGCGGTATGCTCTGGAATCAGATTGACCACTTCGGCGTTGTATTGAAAGTGGCGCAGATCGATTTGGGGTAGCTTTAGCTGTTGAGCTAAAAACTCCAGTAGCTGATCTTCGGAGATGTACTTCAGCTCGATTAGCTGCTTGCCGAGCTTTAGTTTGCTCTGTTTTTGGGCCGCTAAGGCAGCCATTAACATATTTTCGGTAATCAGGCCGTTATCGACCAGTAGATCACCTAAACGCAGTTTCTGTTTCATCGACAGTCGTTAGCGTGCAGTTAGCAGCCACACCTAGGCGTTTGGGTGTTGAGCTGTAGTGACCCTCTCAACTCGCTCAAACTGAGCTGGTGCTGCTGCAGATAGTCGGCGATCCCTCGATTAATCTTTGGGCAGATGAGTGGATCGTAAAATAGCGCCGTGCCGACCCCTACCGCTGTCGCACCGGCGATTAGAAACTCAATTGCGTCATTCGCCGAACTCACCCCTCCCTGACCGATAATCGGAATTTGGTGCGCTTTGCATACCTGATAGACCTGATGCACTTTTAATAGCGCCACCGGCTTAATCGCCGGCCCCGATACCCCCCCCTGATTGTTACCTAGCACCGCACGACGAGCATTGATGTCGATAGCCATCCCCATTAAGGTATTGATCACCGCTAGAGCGTCACTACCGGCCTCAAGACAGCGGCGGGCATTGTCGGCAATATCGGTCTGATTCGGGGAGAGTTTGGTAATCAACGGCTTAGTAGTTACCTTGCGCACGGCCGCGACCACTTTCGCTGACATCTCAGGATCGTTGCCAAAGGCCGCCCCCCCGCGCTTAACATTAGGGCAGGAGATGTTGATCTCGACCGCATCAATGGGCGAGTTATCAAAAATTCGCGCCACCTCAACATACTCCTCTAGCGTAGAGCCGGAGAGGTTAGCAATAAAGCGGGTCTCACTAAAATCGAGCTGCGGCAAGATCGTATCGACCACATATCGCGCCCCCGGATTTTGCAGACCGATAGCGTTTAACATCCCCTGTGGCGTCTCATAGAGGCGATGCGGTGCGTTACCGAGCCGTGGCTCTAGCGTCGTCCCTTTAAGGCAGACGGCACCGACCTCCCGATTAGAGAACCCTTCGATACGGGTGTACTCCTCCCCAAAACCGACACAGCCAGAGAGCAGCACTAGCGGCGAGCTCATCGACAGACCACAAAAATCGAGCGCTAACGCGGGCAAACTATTCGCTTGTTCACTACTCATAGGAGATAATGGGCCATCCTCAACCTGAATCTATCTACAACAATGCTGCATATTATTCTCTACCAGCCAGAAATTCCACCCAATACCGGTAATATTATCCGCCTTTGTGCCAATAGCGGTGCCCGCCTGCACCTCGTTGAGCCGCTAGGTTTTCAGTGGGAAGATAGCCGCCTGCGCCGAGCTGGACTCGACTACCACGAATTTGCCTCGGTCGGTCGCTACCCCTCGCTAGCGGAGTGCCGGCGACAGAACCGCTTTAACACCCTCTATGCCTGTACCACAAAGGCCAAACAGCACTACCATCAGGTGAGCTATCACTCTAACGATGCGCTACTGTTCGGCCCCGAAACTCGTGGCCTACCCGATGAGATACGGCAGCAGTTCAGTAGCACTCAAATCCGTATTCCGATGCGAGCCCAAAGTCGCAGCCTCAACCTCTCTAACGCCTGTGCGATTATCCTCTACGAGGCGCTACGGCAGCTCGGTTTTGAGTCGATTGGCTAGGCGATAACTCCTCATCGGTCGCTGACTGCGACCGCTCGCGCCGCTGATGCTGTAGATGGAGCGCCGATTTGGCCATCACATGGGCACTAATCGGGGTGGTAACAAACAGGTACATCGCAATGAGCACCTCATGTAGGCTCAGTTCAGAGCTGTAGAAGATAAAGTAGAGGGTCGAGGCGATTAACAGCGATCCCACCCCAAGCGTCGTTGCCTTAGTCGCACTATGGAGCCGAGTAAAGAAGTCGGGCAGCTTAACTAAGCCGATAGAGCCGACTAACACAAAAAACGACCCCAATAACACCAATAGCGAAATAATTAGCTCAAAGACCATCCGCCTACTCCATAATATCGCCGCGCAGCAGATACTTACTTAGCGCCACGGTACCAATAAACCCCATCACAGCGATGAGTAGCGCCACCTCAAAATAGAGCCCATTCTCTAGGTAGAGACTGACCATAATTAACAGGGCAATGGTATTAATATAGAGCGTATCGAGCGCTAAAATTCTATCGGGCGAGCTCGGCCCCCGAATCAGACGATAGAGGCTCAGTAATAGCGCGACAGAGACCAGAAAAAAGCCTAACGGCAAAATATAACTTAGCATGGATCAAAGATCTCCATTAACGACCTCTCATAACGCTGCTTAATTAAAGCGACCTCCTCTTCGACCGAATCGACCGAGAGGCCATGAACAATCAGAAAACGCTGATCTTCACTTAAATCGCAACTCACTGTGCCGGGCGTTAAGGAGATAGTACTCGCCAAGACACTAATACCGACCGGATCGCGAATATCGAGCGGCACTTGAAACAGCGCCGGTTTTAGGTGGTGGTTAGGAGAGAGCACCTGCTTGGCCACAATGATATTGGCAACTACAATATCGACCATCACCAGCGCAATAAAGCGAATAAAAACCGTAAAATGTCTAAAATGGACCGGCTCATCCCAAAACGAAGAGGTAAAGAAGGGAATCACAATCGCCAACAGCGAGCCGAGTACGACATGGCCCGGCGCAACGGTATTATTCAATAGCAGCCAGACTAGCAGCAGCAGCAGCGATAGAATCGGGTGGGGTAACAGTCGCCGCCGCTCCTGTTGGGAGGGGGGGGGGGAGCTCTCTACCGCTCTATCCATCTTAACGAACCTCCTGTGGTAGCACCGCCTCAAGATAGAGGCTACCCTCAAATAGCGAAGCGGCAATCTGATCAGTTAACTGCGTCATCGGCCAAGCCAACGCCACCAGTAGCGGCGAGGCCGCCAACAGAACCAATATTGGGGTTAACATCAGCCACGACCAGTGAAACTCTGTCGTCTCACTCTCAGCACGGGTCTCATAAAAGAGCGCCGAGCCGGTTCGTGCTAACGACACCACCATTAACAGTGTGGTTATCAGCACCACAGTGATAATTAACATCGCCTGCGGGTGTAACAAGGCCGCTTTCAAAATCATCACCTTACCCAAAAATCCCGATAGCGGCGGCAGACCGGAGACGGCAATAGCGAACAGAAAAAAGAGCGCCCCAAGCGACACTAAATGGGTAAAGGGCGGCATCCATTTAGTAATCATCGCGCTACCCCGTCCCTGGATCAGCAGATCGGCCAGTAAAAATAGCCCGCCGGCAATGAGCGTCGAGTGTACCGTGTAGTAGATCGCGCCACTGAGTGCCTGTGGGGTATTGATACCCACTGCCACCAGTAGTAGCGCCACCGACGCTAACACCAGATAGGCGATCTGCCGTCGAATATCGACCGCGCTCATCACCCCAAACGCTGCCATCACCAGAGTCACTAACCCAAGCGCGAGTAACCACGGCGCATGGAGTCCAGCTAGCTCACCAGCCTCGGCACCAAAGAGGGTACCATGAACTCGAATAATGGCATAGATACCGACCTTAGTCATAATCGCAAATAGCGCCGCCACCGGGGCGGAGGTATGGTGGTAGGCACTAGGTAGCCAAAGATAGATCGGAAAAACCGCCGCCTTCAGTCCAAACACCACCAGCAGCATCAACCCCGCGACCGCCACCACGGTGACACTCTCAGAGGGTAGCTGGGCAATTCGTAGCGCCATATCGGCGATATTGAGCGTTCCGGTCATGCCGTAGAGGGTACCGATAGCAAACAGAAACAGTGTCGAACCGACCAGATTAACGACAACATAGTGGAGCCCTGCCCGAGTCCGCTGCCGCCCCTGACCATGGAGCAGCAGACTATAGGAGGCGAGTAGCAGCACCTCAAAAAAGACAAATAGGTTAAATAGATCGCCAGTCATAAAGGCACCATTAATGCCAAATAGCTGGAACTGAAACAGCACATGAAAATAGTGCCCCTCTCGATCGGTGCCTCGGCCAACGGCATACCACAGCGCCATAAGTGCCAACAGCGCGGTCACCACCACCATAAGCGCCGATAGTGGATCTAGTACCAAGATGATCCCGAAAGGGGGCGACCAGCTCCCTAACGCATAGATCTGCGCCCCCTGCTGCAACGCCTGCTGCAATGCATAGAGGGCAAGCACCAACCCAAACGCCGTCGCCAGTAGTGAAAAGAGCCGTAGCCACCCCGGCATCAGTCGCTGTAGCAGTAGCAGTAGTACCCCAGCCAACAGCGGCCATAATAGAGGTAGAATCGGTGCGTGGTTCATTCAGTTACTTCCCATCAACATGATCGCTATCAAACTCGCCTCTAGCTTTCAAAGAGAGCACAATCACAAACGCCGTCATCGCAAAGCTAATCACAATCGCCGTTAAGACCAGCGCTTGGGGCAGCGGGTCGGCGTAGTTAACCACACCCGGCTGTAAAATAGGGGCTTGGTTTAAGGTTAATCTCCCCATCGCGAACAGAAACATATTCACCGCATAGGCGAGCAGCGTCAACCCCAGCACCACTGGGTAGGTGCGTGCCCGCAGGGTTAAAAAGACCCCAGCGACCGTTAAAATGGCAATCATGAGCGCTAGAACAATCTCCATACTACTCCTCCTCGCTAGCTGAACTCTGCAGCGCAGCCGAATAGCGCTGCGATTGGAGACTCAGCTTACCCAACTCCACCAAAATAAGCACCGTTGCCCCAACCACGACCAGAAAGACCCCCAAATCGAACGCCATAGCGCTGGCTATCTCAAATTTTCCCACCACCGGCCAGTGGAGATAGCTAAAGGCGGAGGTGAGGAAGGGGTAGCCTAACGCCATTGAGACCACTCCGGTCACGGTAGCAATCAGCAGCCCTAGCGCAATGAGGCCATCTTTCTCAAACCGTAATCTAGCGCTAGTCCACTCAATACCGTTAACCAAATACTGCACAATGAGCGATACAGCGGCAATGAGGCCGGCGATAAACCCCCCTCCTGGTAGATTATGCCCCCTTAAAAAGATATAGACTGCCACTAACAGCATTAACGGCAAAATGAGTCGTGTTAAAATCTTCATCATCGGCGGATGCATCACATGCGACCACGGCAGCCCCTCCTCATTCTGCTGCGGTGCATAGAGGCGCAGCCCCTGTAGCATAGCGAAGATGCCTAACCCAGCTAGCCCCAAGACGGTAATCTCACCTAAGGTATCAAACCCACGAAAATCGACCAAAATCACATTCACCACATTAGTCCCCCCACCGCCGGGCAGGGCGTTCTCAAGAAAGTAGCTCCCAATGGAGTCCACTTCGCGAGTCAACACCGCCATCGTCAAGATAAACACCCCCACACCACAGGCGATAGA carries:
- the trmL gene encoding tRNA (uridine(34)/cytosine(34)/5-carboxymethylaminomethyluridine(34)-2'-O)-methyltransferase TrmL yields the protein MLHIILYQPEIPPNTGNIIRLCANSGARLHLVEPLGFQWEDSRLRRAGLDYHEFASVGRYPSLAECRRQNRFNTLYACTTKAKQHYHQVSYHSNDALLFGPETRGLPDEIRQQFSSTQIRIPMRAQSRSLNLSNACAIILYEALRQLGFESIG
- a CDS encoding Na+/H+ antiporter subunit G; translation: MVFELIISLLVLLGSFFVLVGSIGLVKLPDFFTRLHSATKATTLGVGSLLIASTLYFIFYSSELSLHEVLIAMYLFVTTPISAHVMAKSALHLQHQRRERSQSATDEELSPSQSTQNRAAVAPRRG
- a CDS encoding K+/H+ antiporter subunit F — its product is MLSYILPLGFFLVSVALLLSLYRLIRGPSSPDRILALDTLYINTIALLIMVSLYLENGLYFEVALLIAVMGFIGTVALSKYLLRGDIME
- a CDS encoding Na+/H+ antiporter subunit E, producing the protein MDRAVESSPPPSQQERRRLLPHPILSLLLLLVWLLLNNTVAPGHVVLGSLLAIVIPFFTSSFWDEPVHFRHFTVFIRFIALVMVDIVVANIIVAKQVLSPNHHLKPALFQVPLDIRDPVGISVLASTISLTPGTVSCDLSEDQRFLIVHGLSVDSVEEEVALIKQRYERSLMEIFDPC
- a CDS encoding monovalent cation/H+ antiporter subunit D, giving the protein MNHAPILPLLWPLLAGVLLLLLQRLMPGWLRLFSLLATAFGLVLALYALQQALQQGAQIYALGSWSPPFGIILVLDPLSALMVVVTALLALMALWYAVGRGTDREGHYFHVLFQFQLFGINGAFMTGDLFNLFVFFEVLLLASYSLLLHGQGRQRTRAGLHYVVVNLVGSTLFLFAIGTLYGMTGTLNIADMALRIAQLPSESVTVVAVAGLMLLVVFGLKAAVFPIYLWLPSAYHHTSAPVAALFAIMTKVGIYAIIRVHGTLFGAEAGELAGLHAPWLLALGLVTLVMAAFGVMSAVDIRRQIAYLVLASVALLLVAVGINTPQALSGAIYYTVHSTLIAGGLFLLADLLIQGRGSAMITKWMPPFTHLVSLGALFFLFAIAVSGLPPLSGFLGKVMILKAALLHPQAMLIITVVLITTLLMVVSLARTGSALFYETRAESETTEFHWSWLMLTPILVLLAASPLLVALAWPMTQLTDQIAASLFEGSLYLEAVLPQEVR
- a CDS encoding Na+/H+ antiporter subunit C; this encodes MEIVLALMIAILTVAGVFLTLRARTYPVVLGLTLLAYAVNMFLFAMGRLTLNQAPILQPGVVNYADPLPQALVLTAIVISFAMTAFVIVLSLKARGEFDSDHVDGK